One window from the genome of Haladaptatus paucihalophilus DX253 encodes:
- a CDS encoding DUF7854 family protein, whose product MDRISALRNIEDALSDFESGADELRETQRRVLTVLQTYATEFETERDLFAYRAYGDERAEGIVVVAESAEDARGRVIELLGDEAVEFHVENISK is encoded by the coding sequence ATGGACCGAATTTCCGCACTCAGAAACATCGAGGACGCCCTCTCGGACTTCGAGTCGGGAGCGGACGAGCTACGAGAGACACAACGTCGAGTGTTGACGGTGCTACAGACGTACGCCACCGAGTTCGAAACCGAGCGTGACTTGTTCGCCTACCGAGCATATGGAGATGAGCGGGCGGAAGGTATCGTCGTCGTCGCGGAGTCGGCGGAGGACGCGCGTGGACGGGTCATCGAATTGCTCGGCGATGAAGCGGTAGAATTTCACGTCGAGAACATCAGTAAATGA
- a CDS encoding DUF7504 family protein, giving the protein MSGLSAALDGESSVLVLSPSMSSETDEACVGMLTDSPPAEENVLWVTFTRSPDACIQDWLAHANGRPANLRFISVGETVRSVATSAPMQETSTDAVVDTLSNPGDLTGLGIKISEVLQQWHGNGNRTVACFHSLTALLQYSDVQTVYKFLHVLTGRFTTADVTAHFHLDPEAHDSQTINTLKTLFDAVAEFDGNEWNVKTR; this is encoded by the coding sequence ATGAGCGGTCTTTCGGCGGCTCTCGACGGCGAATCTAGCGTTCTCGTTCTCTCGCCTTCTATGAGTTCGGAAACCGACGAGGCGTGCGTCGGTATGTTGACGGATTCACCACCAGCGGAGGAAAACGTACTATGGGTGACGTTTACGCGGTCGCCGGACGCGTGTATTCAAGATTGGCTCGCGCATGCGAACGGTCGGCCAGCGAACTTGCGATTCATCAGTGTCGGTGAGACGGTTCGGTCGGTGGCGACATCGGCACCGATGCAGGAGACATCGACGGATGCCGTCGTCGATACGCTCTCGAATCCCGGCGATTTGACGGGGCTCGGAATCAAAATCAGCGAAGTGTTACAACAGTGGCACGGAAACGGCAACCGAACCGTCGCGTGTTTCCACTCGTTGACCGCGCTACTCCAATACTCGGACGTCCAGACCGTCTATAAGTTCCTGCACGTCCTCACCGGACGCTTTACTACCGCCGACGTGACCGCACACTTCCATCTCGACCCCGAAGCACACGACTCACAAACTATCAACACCCTCAAAACGCTGTTCGACGCTGTTGCCGAGTTCGACGGGAACGAGTGGAACGTGAAAACGCGGTAA
- a CDS encoding DUF7855 family protein, which yields MLLIITYSSGARQTLRNICTTHEECVVRRFGRAALLQQTELGAFLALRLYEKHGADVQLERTEPLNEFRDVPDAVREAAKAYENRERPSTPYDKFAVGTNHPAPDSMRNADL from the coding sequence GTGCTGTTGATAATCACCTACTCCAGCGGTGCCCGACAGACGCTTCGGAACATCTGCACGACACACGAGGAGTGTGTCGTTCGACGGTTCGGACGGGCCGCCTTGCTGCAGCAGACGGAACTGGGTGCGTTTCTCGCGCTTCGTCTCTACGAGAAACACGGAGCAGACGTGCAACTCGAACGCACCGAACCGCTGAACGAGTTCCGTGACGTACCGGATGCGGTTCGGGAGGCCGCAAAAGCGTACGAGAACCGTGAACGGCCGAGCACGCCCTACGACAAGTTCGCCGTGGGGACGAACCACCCGGCACCGGATTCGATGCGAAACGCGGATTTATGA
- a CDS encoding DUF7856 family protein translates to MKVKTREKTFRGRAIDLREESVAAADVVAAIRSDAESSALDIECADPHPVHDYVGYIESETSVRVRAAVAAAARSLGMDAPQDEEIANLEVSLRSLDVEAISIRSERRRVAEVSGSETELREEVAALRGRVQAIRDSGGYVEDAESKLRSATRELAERETERIAAEQALEAARKRQRSARNDRERRLRLRDRKENLERTARDYLARQVHARFVAAVEAVPGRGRVPEPGTFEGDSTTAALAIARLARGRAPVVLACERFETPCAAVDCLNAPVLQV, encoded by the coding sequence ATGAAGGTAAAAACGCGAGAAAAGACGTTTCGGGGGCGCGCAATCGACCTGCGTGAGGAGTCAGTTGCGGCGGCAGATGTTGTCGCAGCGATTCGGTCGGACGCCGAATCGAGCGCGCTCGATATCGAGTGTGCCGACCCGCACCCGGTTCACGACTACGTGGGATACATCGAGTCGGAGACGTCCGTTCGTGTCCGCGCGGCAGTGGCCGCCGCCGCGCGGTCGCTCGGGATGGACGCACCGCAGGACGAGGAAATAGCGAACCTAGAGGTATCGTTGCGGTCGCTCGACGTGGAAGCGATTTCGATTCGTTCGGAGCGGCGGCGCGTGGCCGAGGTGAGCGGGTCGGAAACGGAACTTCGGGAGGAAGTCGCGGCACTACGTGGCAGGGTACAGGCAATCCGGGACTCGGGAGGGTACGTAGAAGATGCCGAGTCGAAACTACGGAGCGCAACGCGGGAGTTGGCCGAGAGGGAGACGGAACGAATCGCCGCGGAGCAAGCGTTGGAAGCGGCGCGAAAACGCCAACGGTCGGCGAGGAATGACCGAGAGCGACGGTTACGACTGCGTGACCGGAAGGAGAACCTCGAACGAACAGCGCGCGACTATTTAGCTCGACAGGTGCACGCGAGGTTCGTCGCGGCGGTCGAAGCGGTGCCGGGTCGCGGACGAGTCCCGGAACCGGGGACGTTCGAAGGCGATTCGACGACCGCGGCGCTCGCAATCGCTCGTTTGGCGCGGGGTCGAGCGCCGGTCGTGCTGGCGTGTGAGCGATTCGAGACGCCGTGTGCCGCCGTCGATTGCTTGAACGCACCCGTGCTACAGGTTTAA
- a CDS encoding DUF7857 domain-containing protein: MVTLHWTTDERTGAVETVTLVALVVENSAAMPVRIRVGNRLNGELRVPRRHGLTEAGWDEGGFEGVVGAGERRSLGYAVAADETESPPAEIVWTERAPETEESSVGGATRHDSPTGLDIEPTTAGVVRALGDARPPVDAVPTPDRVEIPDAVKSWLSAVETRIERYETGDKETRGGEMGGEKMGERKCEEMGSGRPEKRTVAEQAEEQELRRRIAADERTLEAVANRVQRVRERVESTEKSNAVGRTK, encoded by the coding sequence ATGGTGACACTGCACTGGACGACGGACGAACGGACGGGGGCGGTCGAGACCGTCACGTTGGTCGCGCTGGTGGTCGAAAATTCTGCGGCGATGCCCGTCAGGATTCGGGTCGGAAACCGACTCAACGGCGAACTCCGGGTACCGCGGCGGCACGGACTCACGGAAGCGGGATGGGACGAAGGGGGATTCGAGGGCGTCGTCGGCGCGGGTGAACGACGCTCGCTCGGCTATGCGGTTGCGGCCGACGAGACCGAATCGCCGCCCGCCGAAATCGTCTGGACCGAACGAGCACCGGAGACGGAAGAATCGTCGGTCGGCGGTGCGACTCGGCACGATTCTCCCACCGGACTCGACATCGAACCGACGACCGCGGGTGTCGTTCGAGCGTTGGGAGACGCCCGGCCACCGGTGGACGCGGTTCCGACACCCGACCGGGTGGAGATACCCGATGCGGTAAAGTCGTGGCTATCGGCCGTCGAGACGCGAATCGAGCGGTACGAGACGGGGGACAAAGAGACGAGAGGGGGAGAGATGGGAGGAGAAAAGATGGGAGAAAGGAAGTGCGAAGAGATGGGAAGCGGTAGGCCGGAAAAACGGACGGTCGCCGAGCAAGCGGAAGAACAGGAGTTGCGACGGAGAATCGCGGCGGACGAACGGACGCTCGAAGCGGTTGCAAACCGGGTGCAACGAGTACGAGAGCGGGTCGAATCGACGGAGAAATCGAACGCGGTCGGGAGAACGAAATGA
- a CDS encoding MinD/ParA family ATP-binding protein — protein MIVAVTGGKGGVGKSTVALNLGAELGGVVVDADLAMADLPRSHGPDLHDVLAGRADAIEAVSSVGDVLMLPCGRTLAGARACDVTEFADAIARVASEYDHVVIDCPAGMAADAGLPLVAADSYVLVTIPRPFALADAVRTKALARRLDAGLCRVVLNRVREDPPVETVERTLGAPVTTLPESTTIADAQRNGCPVATLAPESEAREQFSELGRAVYSCRS, from the coding sequence ATGATCGTGGCCGTTACGGGTGGGAAAGGTGGCGTCGGAAAATCGACCGTTGCGCTCAATCTCGGGGCGGAACTCGGCGGCGTCGTCGTGGATGCGGACCTCGCAATGGCGGACCTGCCGAGGTCGCACGGACCCGATTTACACGACGTACTCGCCGGACGAGCGGATGCGATCGAAGCCGTTTCGAGCGTCGGAGACGTGCTGATGCTGCCGTGCGGCCGCACGTTAGCCGGTGCGCGGGCGTGTGACGTGACCGAGTTCGCCGATGCGATAGCGCGGGTTGCGTCGGAGTACGACCACGTGGTCATCGACTGCCCGGCGGGGATGGCGGCCGATGCGGGACTCCCGCTGGTTGCGGCAGACAGCTACGTCCTCGTGACGATTCCGCGGCCGTTCGCGCTTGCGGACGCGGTGCGGACGAAGGCGCTCGCACGGCGACTCGATGCGGGATTGTGTCGAGTGGTACTGAACCGGGTCCGCGAGGACCCGCCGGTCGAAACCGTGGAGCGGACGCTCGGGGCACCGGTGACGACGCTACCGGAATCGACGACGATTGCCGACGCACAGCGGAACGGGTGTCCAGTCGCGACGCTGGCACCGGAGAGCGAGGCGAGAGAACAGTTTTCGGAACTCGGGCGGGCGGTTTACTCCTGCAGGTCGTGA
- a CDS encoding transcription initiation factor IIB: MQNSTETCPECRGRVRTRGTEAVCTECGLVVAEDGLDRGPEWRSFSDDDTDRKRTGAPLTRSRHDRGLTTEIGYKNSTVRLTGRKRRRVMRMRRQHNRARLSSKAERNRVYGFTEIRRLVGALQLPENVRDRACVLFESAQSEDLLRGRSIEGFAAAAVYATCRASAVSRTLDEIVERARAERAELTAAYDAVNRELGLPIGPIDPREYLPRFASRLDLSMATERRAKRFVERAEEKNLVSGRNPSGVAAACLYAAARDCDERVTQRAAAEVADVTPVTLRSTYHDLQE; the protein is encoded by the coding sequence ATACAAAACTCAACCGAAACGTGTCCCGAATGCCGCGGTCGTGTTCGCACACGCGGCACCGAAGCAGTCTGTACCGAGTGCGGGTTGGTCGTCGCGGAAGACGGCTTGGACCGCGGCCCGGAGTGGCGGTCGTTCAGCGACGACGACACCGACCGTAAGCGAACTGGTGCACCACTGACGCGTTCGCGCCACGACCGCGGGTTGACGACCGAAATCGGCTACAAGAACAGCACCGTTCGACTCACGGGCCGGAAACGACGCCGCGTGATGCGGATGCGCCGCCAACACAACCGCGCTAGACTCTCGTCCAAGGCGGAACGAAATCGCGTGTACGGCTTCACCGAGATTCGCCGTCTCGTCGGCGCGCTTCAACTGCCCGAAAACGTCCGCGACCGGGCGTGCGTGCTGTTCGAATCCGCACAGTCGGAGGACCTCCTTCGCGGACGGTCGATAGAGGGATTCGCCGCGGCGGCGGTGTACGCCACTTGCCGGGCATCGGCCGTCTCCCGAACGCTCGACGAAATCGTCGAACGCGCTCGCGCCGAGCGCGCCGAACTGACGGCCGCCTACGACGCAGTGAACCGCGAACTCGGCCTTCCCATCGGTCCCATCGACCCGCGGGAGTACCTTCCCCGGTTCGCCAGCCGACTCGACCTCTCGATGGCGACCGAACGACGTGCCAAACGGTTCGTCGAACGGGCGGAGGAGAAAAACCTCGTCAGCGGCCGCAACCCCAGCGGCGTCGCCGCCGCGTGTCTCTACGCGGCGGCCCGCGACTGCGACGAACGCGTCACCCAACGCGCCGCCGCCGAAGTCGCTGACGTCACCCCCGTGACGCTCCGCTCGACGTATCACGACCTGCAGGAGTAA
- a CDS encoding DUF7858 family protein: MALSDIAAGLEVTAEQQEYGVATVDDTGRDLRERLAPFGDALPCETDAAVTIVETHASGTSVGESARRAGVAPMTAAKTLHLLGVRGISPLSSIGHELIEDWLSANCSRSEALALSGANEIEFALATFIETHEPLDGAAEVLESALAMNGDAAVEKRDALAETMSDVGDLL, from the coding sequence ATGGCGCTGTCGGATATCGCGGCCGGATTGGAGGTGACGGCCGAACAGCAAGAGTACGGTGTCGCAACCGTGGACGATACCGGACGGGACCTCCGCGAACGGCTCGCACCGTTCGGCGACGCGTTACCCTGCGAAACGGACGCCGCGGTAACGATAGTCGAGACGCACGCGTCCGGGACTTCGGTCGGCGAAAGCGCCCGCCGTGCAGGCGTCGCACCGATGACGGCCGCGAAGACGCTCCACCTGCTGGGTGTGCGCGGTATCTCGCCGCTTTCGTCCATCGGTCACGAACTTATCGAGGACTGGCTCTCCGCGAACTGCTCGCGGTCCGAAGCGCTCGCGCTGTCCGGCGCGAACGAAATCGAGTTCGCGCTGGCGACGTTCATCGAAACGCACGAGCCGCTGGACGGTGCGGCCGAAGTGCTCGAAAGCGCGTTGGCGATGAACGGGGACGCTGCCGTCGAAAAGCGAGACGCGCTGGCGGAGACGATGAGCGACGTGGGCGACCTATTGTAG
- a CDS encoding AAA family ATPase, with protein MKRTAALVGATGGAGTTRLCLETAAVLSHVGRDVAILDAAFATQGLARHVPGRIDTDITALLTDEDDLADALLEHPVPTPGRLSLCPAYAPFERLARAKTATAAEAFERLVERTADEFDHVLIDAPPVAANQAVAAVHAADTVTLVAPASRLGADAVQGMRGRLADLGTDADTVLANRANGEHPLEDAVPIPTSDETAVEDVPASAPELDASFSPAIVAAVETVFDVSLDVEFPEERFLDIDPEEYLPDDYLPESLRS; from the coding sequence GTGAAACGAACTGCCGCACTCGTCGGTGCGACCGGCGGGGCCGGAACGACGCGCCTCTGTCTCGAAACCGCCGCCGTGCTCTCTCACGTCGGGCGTGACGTGGCGATTTTGGACGCCGCTTTCGCTACACAAGGGTTGGCGCGCCACGTTCCGGGCCGCATCGACACCGACATCACCGCACTGCTCACCGACGAGGACGACCTCGCCGACGCGCTCCTCGAACATCCGGTCCCAACCCCCGGACGGCTTTCGCTTTGTCCCGCGTACGCTCCCTTCGAGCGCCTCGCACGGGCGAAAACCGCAACTGCCGCAGAAGCCTTCGAGCGGCTCGTGGAACGAACCGCGGACGAGTTCGACCACGTTCTCATCGACGCGCCGCCCGTCGCCGCGAATCAGGCCGTCGCTGCCGTCCACGCCGCGGACACGGTGACGTTGGTCGCACCGGCCTCCCGTCTCGGTGCCGACGCCGTACAGGGAATGCGCGGCCGCCTCGCCGACCTCGGAACGGACGCGGACACCGTTCTCGCCAATCGCGCGAACGGTGAGCATCCGCTGGAGGACGCGGTACCGATTCCGACGAGCGACGAGACTGCCGTCGAGGACGTCCCGGCGAGCGCACCCGAACTCGACGCGTCGTTTTCTCCCGCCATCGTCGCCGCCGTCGAAACTGTGTTCGACGTTTCGCTCGACGTCGAGTTTCCGGAGGAGCGGTTCTTGGATATCGACCCGGAGGAGTACCTTCCCGACGACTATCTGCCGGAGTCGCTTCGAAGCTGA
- a CDS encoding HIT family protein — MPNDCIFCQIVAGDIPSKTVYEDESVLAFLDVNPLAPGHTLVISKDHHETLDDLPDDAAADLFSVLHGLTPAVETAVDADASNVAFNNGGAAGQEVPHVHGHIIPRFDGDGGHPIHAIAGDRPDLSDEELDAIADDIRDGR; from the coding sequence ATGCCGAACGACTGCATCTTCTGTCAAATCGTTGCCGGAGACATCCCGAGCAAAACGGTCTACGAGGACGAAAGCGTCCTCGCCTTCCTCGACGTGAACCCGCTCGCGCCGGGTCACACGCTCGTCATCTCGAAGGACCACCACGAAACGCTGGACGACCTCCCGGACGACGCCGCGGCGGACCTGTTCTCGGTCCTGCACGGCCTCACGCCCGCCGTCGAAACCGCGGTGGATGCCGACGCGAGCAACGTCGCGTTCAACAACGGCGGGGCTGCCGGACAGGAAGTCCCGCACGTTCACGGCCACATCATCCCCCGTTTCGACGGCGACGGCGGCCATCCGATTCACGCCATCGCGGGGGACCGTCCCGACCTCTCGGACGAGGAACTGGACGCGATTGCGGACGACATCCGCGACGGTCGATAA
- a CDS encoding DUF6276 family protein, with protein MECPECGGERRTFAVPSELRADVPDRPSSILLCTRCLAFEPVENPDVEPSNFATISDALPDEPDAAAGMVLATALLSSLALYRQHVDALFDRVEAAGVDPLLVLDRLAADPNLDPNFDIESRRRQLLQLRD; from the coding sequence ATGGAATGTCCCGAATGCGGCGGCGAACGACGGACGTTCGCCGTTCCGTCCGAACTCCGTGCGGACGTCCCGGACCGACCGTCGTCGATTCTCCTCTGCACGCGGTGTCTCGCCTTCGAACCGGTGGAGAACCCGGACGTCGAACCGTCGAACTTCGCCACGATAAGCGACGCACTCCCGGACGAACCGGACGCCGCCGCCGGGATGGTTCTCGCCACCGCGCTCCTCTCGTCGCTCGCGCTCTATCGCCAACACGTCGATGCGCTGTTCGATCGCGTCGAAGCGGCCGGAGTCGACCCCCTGCTCGTTCTCGACCGATTGGCCGCCGACCCGAACCTCGACCCGAATTTTGACATCGAATCGCGGCGACGGCAACTGCTCCAACTGCGCGATTGA
- a CDS encoding DUF502 domain-containing protein has translation MSSWKRDAGSGLIVLAPLLVTAYIIAWLFLKIAGLPFLEDLPKYVLFGGLITIPAALIRVGIVLAVFTALVFSIGYLMRTTLGSVVENAIDGSMNRLPGLRIVYNASKMAAETALSDTNQLQKPVKIETWNGLRMTAFKTGKQAEDGRELLFLPTAPNITTGFVIEVESDDITETDESVEDALTRILSAGFGESDQEGIPINVTDEADDRTETPPST, from the coding sequence ATGTCTTCGTGGAAACGCGATGCTGGAAGCGGTCTCATCGTTTTGGCCCCTCTACTGGTTACTGCGTACATCATCGCGTGGTTGTTCCTCAAAATCGCCGGGCTGCCGTTCTTGGAGGACCTGCCGAAATACGTCCTCTTCGGCGGACTGATCACAATCCCCGCCGCTCTCATCCGCGTCGGTATCGTCCTCGCGGTGTTCACCGCGCTCGTCTTCAGCATCGGCTACCTCATGCGGACGACGCTCGGCAGCGTCGTCGAGAACGCCATCGACGGGTCCATGAACCGATTGCCCGGCCTTCGAATCGTGTACAACGCGTCGAAGATGGCCGCGGAAACCGCCCTCTCCGACACCAACCAACTCCAGAAGCCCGTCAAAATCGAGACGTGGAACGGCCTTCGGATGACCGCCTTCAAAACCGGCAAGCAGGCCGAGGACGGCCGCGAACTTCTCTTTTTGCCGACCGCACCGAACATCACCACCGGATTCGTCATCGAAGTCGAATCGGACGACATAACGGAAACCGACGAGAGCGTCGAAGACGCCTTGACCCGAATCCTCAGCGCCGGGTTCGGTGAGAGCGACCAGGAAGGGATTCCCATCAACGTCACCGACGAGGCGGACGACCGCACGGAAACGCCGCCATCGACCTGA